The following coding sequences lie in one Paramisgurnus dabryanus chromosome 16, PD_genome_1.1, whole genome shotgun sequence genomic window:
- the slbp gene encoding histone RNA hairpin-binding protein isoform X2 yields MSTIPQDRLENDNKHDENRNKGPSRWSTCRKRGADGSLRRPNPDEELNKDQRCPQRPERYRRRILTTDFPQRDRKISSGSSDSQNSKDSSANSDIETDETTLLRRQKQINYGKNTLAYDRYIKEVPKHMRQPGVHPRTPNKFKKYSRRSWDQQIKLWKVSLHAWDPPTEEGSELQQIEEIDLGDIMDFQLDVECSTDTDNGSPYPASNRAATSFQEDSFTGTPKKMMKTDDAEMS; encoded by the exons ATGTCTACAATTCCACAAGACAGACTTGAAAATGATAACAAACACGACGAAAACAG GAACAAAGGCCCTTCCAGGTGGTCCACTTGTAGGAAACGGGGGGCAGATGGCAGTCTGAGAAGACCTAACCCCGATGAAGAGCTGAACAAAGACCAAAGATGTCCACAAAGGCCGGAGAG ATACAGAAGAAGAATTCTTACAACAGATTTTCCCCAAAGAGACAGAAAGATCTCATCTGGAAG TTCAGACTCCCAAAATTCCAAAGACTCTTCTGCTAATAGTGACATCGAGACGGATGAGACGACGCTCCTGAGAAGACAGAAACAGATCAACTATGGGAAAAACACTCTTGCCTATGACCGATACATTAAAGAAGTTCCCAA GCATATGAGACAGCCAGGTGTTCATCCAAGGACTCCAAACAAGTTCAAAAAATATAGCCGACGTTCCTGGGACCAGCAGATTAAACTCTGGAAGGTCAGTCTTCATGCGTGGGATCCCCCTACAGAAGAGGGAAGTGAACTGCAGCAAAT AGAGGAAATTGATCTCGGTGACATCATGGACTTTCAGTTGGACGTGGAGTGTTCAACAGATACAGACAATGGATCTCCGTATCCAGCATCTAATAGGGCGGCAACATCTTTTCAAGAG GACTCATTCACAGGAACTCCTAAAAAGATGATGAAAACTGATGATGCTGAAATGTCATGA
- the slbp gene encoding histone RNA hairpin-binding protein isoform X1, whose protein sequence is MSTIPQDRLENDNKHDENRNKGPSRWSTCRKRGADGSLRRPNPDEELNKDQRCPQRPESFTTPESEGPVSRVKNWGDEVEAEEIRSNVRRDMHRYRRRILTTDFPQRDRKISSGSSDSQNSKDSSANSDIETDETTLLRRQKQINYGKNTLAYDRYIKEVPKHMRQPGVHPRTPNKFKKYSRRSWDQQIKLWKVSLHAWDPPTEEGSELQQIEEIDLGDIMDFQLDVECSTDTDNGSPYPASNRAATSFQEDSFTGTPKKMMKTDDAEMS, encoded by the exons ATGTCTACAATTCCACAAGACAGACTTGAAAATGATAACAAACACGACGAAAACAG GAACAAAGGCCCTTCCAGGTGGTCCACTTGTAGGAAACGGGGGGCAGATGGCAGTCTGAGAAGACCTAACCCCGATGAAGAGCTGAACAAAGACCAAAGATGTCCACAAAGGCCGGAGAG CTTTACAACCCCAGAAAGCGAAGGGCCCGTTTCCAGAGTAAAAAACTGGGGTGATGAGGTGGAGGCAGAGGAAATTCGCTCAAATGTCCGTCGTGACATGCATCG ATACAGAAGAAGAATTCTTACAACAGATTTTCCCCAAAGAGACAGAAAGATCTCATCTGGAAG TTCAGACTCCCAAAATTCCAAAGACTCTTCTGCTAATAGTGACATCGAGACGGATGAGACGACGCTCCTGAGAAGACAGAAACAGATCAACTATGGGAAAAACACTCTTGCCTATGACCGATACATTAAAGAAGTTCCCAA GCATATGAGACAGCCAGGTGTTCATCCAAGGACTCCAAACAAGTTCAAAAAATATAGCCGACGTTCCTGGGACCAGCAGATTAAACTCTGGAAGGTCAGTCTTCATGCGTGGGATCCCCCTACAGAAGAGGGAAGTGAACTGCAGCAAAT AGAGGAAATTGATCTCGGTGACATCATGGACTTTCAGTTGGACGTGGAGTGTTCAACAGATACAGACAATGGATCTCCGTATCCAGCATCTAATAGGGCGGCAACATCTTTTCAAGAG GACTCATTCACAGGAACTCCTAAAAAGATGATGAAAACTGATGATGCTGAAATGTCATGA
- the LOC135731163 gene encoding uncharacterized protein, with protein MGRSQELSEFKRGTVIGCHLCNKSIREISALLNIPQSTVSNIVTKWKQLGTTATQPRSGRPRKITKQGQRMLRRAVRRSRQLSAESITTDLQTLCGLQISPRTVRRELQEMGFNGRAAASKPYITKVNAKMQNHREKEGSELQQIEEIDLGGIRDFQLDVECSADTENGSPYPASNRAASSSQEDSLVAFAQSGQCEPGL; from the exons ATGGGTCGTTCTCAGGAGCTCAGTGAATTCAAGCGTGGTACAGTGATAGGTTGCCACCTGTGCAATAAGTCCATACGTGAAATTTCCGCACTACTGAATATACCACAGTCAACTGTTAGTAATATTGTAACAAAATGGAAGCAGTTGGGAACAACAGCAACTCAGCCACGAAGTGGTAGGCCACGTAAAATCACAAAGCAGGGTCAGCGCATGCTAAGGCGAGCAGTGCGCAGAAGTCGGCAACTTTCTGCAGAGTCAATAACCACAGACCTCCAAACTTTGTGTGGCCTTCAGATTAGCCCAAGAACAGTGCGTAGAGAGCTTCAAGAAATGGGTTTCAATGGCCGAGCAGCTGCATCCAAGCCTTACATCACCAaggtcaatgcaaagatgcagaATCACCGTGAAAAAGAGGGAAGTGAACTGcagcaaat AGAGGAAATTGATCTAGGTGGCATCAGGGACTTTCAGTTGGACGTGGAGTGTTCAGCAGACACAGAAAATGGATCTCCATATCCAGCATCTAATAGAGCGGCATCATCTTCTCAAGAG GACTCATTAGTTGCTTTTGCACAATCGGGCCAGTGTGAGCCAGGGCTTTAA
- the LOC135749531 gene encoding C-type mannose receptor 2-like, whose protein sequence is MAQTLYFRLLLIALCSLSECIQRRYYHINTEMTWTQAQRYCRENYTDLAKVKNMNDQNQLMKSVNGNLGVWIGLNRSSVYKWKWSLGDPVKYTNWYNGDSKGPDNCVYMRDGSWHHQDCNKNMRFICYNESSKGFIIDGSSVSWRDAQIFCREHHHTDLTSVRNQTENQQIHNIMKDKSIPEAWIGLFSDSWEWTDESDSGFRYWLPAQPDNSRGSEACTEVRTFQQGQWNDLKCSESRTFVCQEDNLILIQKSLSWSEALRYCRENHVDLVSVDSEEIQFMVTDVIDRASTDAVWMGLRHSCAVGLWFWVNGEMLCYRNWAPGNETAVDDCDNEVKSGAVQSGGDPRWISIPESRKLNFICIKMFHFLGGSLALGPINLT, encoded by the exons atggCTCAAACTCTTTATTTCAGACTTCTTCTCATCG CTCTCTGTTCATTATCTGAATGCATTCAGCGCCGCTATTACCATATAAACACAGAGATGACCTGGACTCAAGCTCAGAGATACTGCAGAGAAAACTACACAGATCTGGCCAAAGTCAAAAACATGAATGACCAGAATCAGCTGATGAAGAGTGTCAATGGGAATTTAGGTGTCTGGATTGGGTTGAATAGATCAAGTGTTTATAAATGGAAGTGGTCTCTGGGTGATCCTGTGAAATATACAAACTGGTATAATGGAGACTCAAAGGGTCCAGATAATTGTGTTTACATGAGAGATGGATCATGGCATCATCAGGACTGTAATAAAAACATGAGATTCATCTGCTACAATG aGAGCAGTAAAGGATTCATCATTGATGGTTCTTCAGTATCATGGAGAGACGCTCAGATATTCTGCAGAGAGCATCATCATACTGATCTGACCAGTGTGAGGAATCAGACTGAGAATCAACAGATTCACAACATCATGAAAGACAAAAGCATACCTGAAGCCTGGATTGGTCTGTTCAGTGATTCATGGGAGTGGACAGATGAGAGTGACTCTGGATTCAGATACTGGCTGCCTGCTCAACCTGATAATTCTCGTGGTTCTGAAGCTTGTACAGAGGTTAGAACGTTTCAGCAGGGTCAGTGGAATGACTTGAAATGCAGTGAATCTCGTACCTTTGTGTGTCAAGAAG ATAATCTGATATTGATCCAAAAGAGTCTGAGCTGGTCTGAAGCTCTGAGATACTGCAGAGAGAATCATGTGGATCTGGTTTCAGTTGATTCAGAGGAGATTCAGTTCATGGTGACAGATGTGATTGATCGGGCCTCTACTGACGCTGTGTGGATGGGGTTACGTCACTCCTGTGCTGTTGGACTTTGGTTCTGGGTGAATGGAGAGATGCTGTGTTATCGGAATTGGGCTCCAGGGAACGAAACCGCAGTGGACGACTGTGACAAtgaagtgaaatctggagcagTTCAATCTGGAGGAGATCCTCGCTGGATCAGCATTCCTGAATCTCGAAAACTCAACTTCATctgcattaaaatgtttcattttttgGGGGGTTCTTTGGCATTAGGGCCCATTAACTTAACCTGA